In Levilactobacillus brevis, a single genomic region encodes these proteins:
- a CDS encoding tetratricopeptide repeat protein, translating into MSYAQTALDELEKGQLEDFKKQYALALRHDDDDTLFSLGEELYSLGFLNQSRRIYEKLLKKYPDEDELRTNLADIAIDEDKNDEALDYLNQVSPDSPAYVEALMVAADLYQTQELFEVSEQKLLTAKKLAPDEPVITFALAELYFTMREFRKAIPLYLDLITAGTTELSRVNLVERLGVAYANAGRFEQAIGYLKQIHTGDMTPDVKFETAFTYLQLKERTEAIKLFNELKDSDAHYTSLYPYLGQALEQENRLPEALTALQEGLGVDQYNEKLWLQAAHVATKLDDEALAEKYLKKGHELDSDDIAAVIQLSNLYVKQERWDENTALAKPYVKAEDADPQLYWNLAVTAAHQEDFAAARKYYDAAAPFFMDQPDFLKPAIYFYREEGATDQVVKLLTAYLKVVPDDEEMALMLEGYQEF; encoded by the coding sequence ATGAGTTACGCACAAACAGCACTTGATGAGTTGGAAAAAGGGCAACTCGAGGACTTTAAGAAGCAGTATGCCCTGGCGTTGCGTCACGACGATGATGACACGCTGTTTAGCCTGGGCGAGGAGCTCTATTCGTTAGGATTCCTGAATCAGTCACGCCGAATCTACGAGAAGCTCCTGAAGAAGTATCCGGACGAAGACGAGTTACGGACGAACCTGGCGGACATCGCGATCGATGAAGACAAGAACGATGAGGCCTTGGACTACCTGAATCAGGTCAGTCCGGACTCCCCGGCTTACGTTGAAGCCTTGATGGTGGCGGCGGATCTCTACCAGACCCAAGAACTCTTCGAAGTCAGTGAACAGAAGTTATTGACGGCGAAGAAATTAGCCCCTGACGAGCCCGTCATCACGTTTGCCTTGGCGGAGCTGTACTTCACCATGCGTGAGTTCAGAAAGGCCATTCCGCTGTATTTAGACCTGATTACGGCCGGTACTACGGAACTCTCCAGGGTTAATCTGGTGGAACGGCTCGGTGTGGCCTACGCCAACGCCGGTCGCTTCGAACAAGCGATTGGCTATCTGAAACAGATTCACACGGGCGATATGACGCCCGACGTGAAGTTTGAGACGGCCTTTACCTATCTACAACTCAAGGAACGGACCGAGGCCATTAAGCTCTTCAATGAGCTGAAGGACAGCGATGCGCACTACACCTCACTGTACCCGTACCTGGGTCAGGCGTTAGAGCAGGAGAATCGCCTGCCTGAGGCGTTAACGGCGCTGCAGGAAGGGCTAGGCGTGGATCAATACAATGAGAAGCTCTGGCTTCAAGCCGCGCACGTCGCCACTAAGCTTGACGACGAGGCCTTGGCCGAGAAGTATCTGAAGAAGGGCCACGAACTCGATAGCGACGACATTGCCGCCGTGATTCAGTTGAGTAATCTCTACGTCAAGCAGGAACGTTGGGACGAGAACACGGCGCTGGCTAAACCGTACGTGAAGGCCGAGGACGCCGATCCGCAGCTGTACTGGAACCTGGCAGTCACGGCCGCGCACCAAGAGGACTTTGCGGCCGCACGGAAATACTACGATGCCGCCGCACCATTCTTCATGGATCAGCCCGACTTCCTGAAGCCAGCCATCTACTTCTACCGTGAAGAAGGGGCGACCGATCAAGTGGTTAAGTTGTTAACGGCGTACTTGAAGGTCGTGCCGGACGATGAAGAAATGGCGTTGATGCTGGAAGGCTACCAAGAGTTTTAA
- a CDS encoding ECF transporter S component: MESSQKGFSVRAMVEMALFAGVSYVLMFISVPIIPIVPYMKLDLSDLVVLVGLGVFGPAGAITVAAVKELLYFVTTGLDIVNFIGVLTAFIADLALVLPIAAVLHRHEGTLKRQVVAVLVGTLSLTVVLSLANWGIITPLYLKVWGMSLGLPVNQLILFGVIPFNLIKGIVLGVLFILLNRRMAPWLKKHTLS; encoded by the coding sequence ATGGAAAGTAGTCAAAAGGGGTTTAGCGTTCGCGCGATGGTCGAGATGGCGTTGTTTGCCGGCGTTTCCTATGTGTTGATGTTTATCTCGGTTCCGATCATCCCGATCGTCCCGTATATGAAGCTCGACCTTAGTGATCTGGTGGTACTGGTCGGGCTGGGCGTCTTCGGTCCGGCGGGGGCCATTACGGTGGCAGCGGTGAAGGAACTGCTGTACTTCGTCACCACGGGGCTGGATATCGTGAACTTTATCGGGGTACTGACGGCCTTTATCGCCGACCTCGCACTCGTTTTGCCCATCGCTGCAGTCTTGCACCGACACGAGGGGACCCTCAAACGTCAGGTGGTCGCGGTACTCGTCGGGACGCTGAGCCTGACGGTGGTCCTATCGCTAGCCAATTGGGGGATCATCACGCCCCTGTATCTAAAGGTGTGGGGGATGTCTCTGGGCTTACCGGTTAATCAGCTGATTCTGTTTGGGGTGATTCCCTTTAACCTAATCAAGGGAATTGTGCTGGGCGTCTTGTTCATCCTGCTGAATCGGCGGATGGCCCCCTGGTTGAAGAAGCACACGCTATCATAA
- the cmk gene encoding (d)CMP kinase, with protein sequence MEKQGLQVAIDGPASAGKSTVSKIVAQRFHYIYCDTGAMYRAITWKVLQAGVALADEAAVKQLLDQITIRFEPGTPVQKVFVDDTEVTLAIRQPDVTNAVSQISAQSAVRAELTERQRQIAEAGGIVMDGRDIGSTVLPHAEVKIFLVASVDERAQRRLKDNAAKGIETPLATLKHEIEERDRKDSTRKISPLTQAADAIRLDTTSMSIQEVADRIAEIIQEKESL encoded by the coding sequence ATGGAAAAACAAGGTTTGCAGGTCGCCATTGACGGCCCAGCTTCAGCCGGCAAGAGTACGGTCTCTAAGATTGTTGCCCAGCGGTTTCACTACATATATTGTGATACGGGTGCGATGTATCGGGCAATTACCTGGAAGGTGCTTCAAGCAGGCGTTGCGTTGGCTGACGAAGCAGCCGTGAAACAATTATTGGATCAGATTACGATTCGGTTCGAACCGGGGACACCCGTTCAAAAGGTGTTCGTGGATGATACCGAGGTGACCCTGGCCATTCGTCAGCCCGACGTGACCAACGCGGTGTCCCAGATTTCTGCGCAGTCTGCCGTGCGTGCAGAACTGACGGAACGGCAGCGGCAGATTGCCGAGGCCGGGGGAATCGTCATGGATGGACGCGATATTGGCTCGACCGTTTTGCCGCACGCCGAGGTCAAGATTTTCTTGGTCGCTAGTGTGGACGAACGGGCCCAACGCCGGTTAAAGGATAACGCCGCCAAGGGAATTGAGACGCCACTGGCGACGCTGAAGCACGAGATTGAAGAACGGGATCGAAAAGACTCCACCCGGAAGATCTCGCCACTGACCCAGGCGGCGGACGCTATTCGGCTGGATACGACGTCAATGTCCATCCAAGAAGTGGCCGATCGGATCGCTGAAATTATCCAAGAAAAAGAATCCCTATAG
- a CDS encoding RecQ family ATP-dependent DNA helicase yields the protein MLEPLTTSLEKVFGFHEFRTGQQAALTALENGQDTLAVLPTGAGKTLIYQLYGYRHPGCVLIISPLLSLMNDQVNRMHMAGFRRAAAINSLTSYAERQEIQRHLGDYQFLFMSPEMLAQPQMLAQIKQLRLSLLVIDEAHCIVQWGPDFRPEYLLLGAIRTQLNQPLTLMLTATAGRTTRQEIAKQLRSQPQIVAESVDRPNIYLDVEQVANEPAKQERLTALVGQLQGPGVIYFSSKQQATDTALSLQQQTGMRVAAYHAGLNTEDRFKIQQQFMAGQLDVICATSAFGMGIDKNDVRYVIHYHLPADFESYAQEIGRAGRDGLPSIAILLYASGDEQLPLMLGQANRPEADTIHRYYARPQAFSEDDAAIALLAFYRRHGISEAAVIQLFSRRERERNRALAQMLAYVREPHCLRHNWLAAFDEQSPEHDDHCCAPAGMPLDLAELGLLAPAKAAPVAPRGDWVARLRRLF from the coding sequence ATGCTTGAACCCTTAACCACGAGTCTGGAGAAGGTCTTCGGCTTTCATGAATTCCGCACGGGACAGCAGGCGGCGCTAACGGCGCTGGAGAATGGTCAAGATACGTTGGCGGTCTTACCGACGGGCGCGGGAAAGACGCTCATTTATCAGCTGTACGGGTACCGCCATCCGGGGTGTGTATTGATTATTTCACCGTTACTGTCGTTAATGAATGATCAGGTGAATCGCATGCATATGGCGGGTTTTCGGCGCGCGGCGGCCATTAATTCGCTGACCAGCTATGCGGAACGGCAGGAGATTCAGCGCCATTTGGGCGATTACCAGTTTCTCTTCATGTCGCCGGAAATGCTGGCCCAGCCACAAATGCTCGCTCAGATTAAGCAGTTACGATTGAGTCTATTAGTGATCGACGAGGCCCACTGTATCGTGCAGTGGGGACCGGACTTTCGCCCGGAGTACTTGCTGTTGGGGGCCATTCGTACCCAGTTGAATCAGCCGTTAACGCTGATGTTGACGGCGACGGCCGGGCGTACGACCAGACAGGAGATTGCGAAGCAGTTACGAAGTCAGCCGCAGATTGTGGCGGAATCTGTCGACCGGCCCAACATTTACCTCGATGTGGAACAGGTGGCTAACGAGCCGGCCAAGCAGGAACGGTTGACGGCGCTGGTCGGGCAGCTCCAAGGTCCGGGGGTGATTTACTTTTCCAGTAAGCAGCAGGCCACCGATACGGCACTAAGTTTGCAGCAACAAACGGGGATGCGGGTGGCGGCGTACCATGCTGGGCTAAATACCGAGGATCGCTTCAAGATTCAGCAGCAGTTCATGGCAGGCCAGTTGGATGTCATCTGTGCGACCAGCGCGTTTGGCATGGGAATCGACAAGAACGACGTGCGTTACGTTATCCACTACCATCTGCCCGCCGACTTCGAAAGCTACGCGCAAGAGATTGGTCGGGCGGGGCGTGACGGCCTGCCGAGTATCGCTATTCTACTGTATGCCAGTGGGGATGAGCAGCTCCCCTTAATGCTCGGTCAGGCCAACCGTCCGGAAGCCGATACCATTCACCGGTACTATGCGCGCCCCCAGGCCTTTAGCGAAGACGATGCGGCGATTGCGCTGTTGGCTTTCTATCGGCGACACGGGATCAGTGAAGCGGCGGTGATTCAGCTATTCAGTCGCCGTGAGCGAGAGCGTAACCGGGCGCTGGCCCAGATGCTCGCCTACGTCCGTGAACCGCACTGCTTGCGGCACAACTGGCTAGCCGCCTTTGATGAGCAGAGTCCCGAACACGATGACCACTGCTGTGCACCGGCGGGGATGCCCCTTGATTTAGCCGAGTTGGGCCTACTGGCTCCGGCCAAGGCAGCCCCCGTTGCTCCAAGGGGAGATTGGGTTGCCCGGTTACGGCGGTTATTTTAA
- a CDS encoding LysM peptidoglycan-binding domain-containing protein, with translation MSQKRDDQTSKEQESHPWDSSFADDRDDQGNLSRTKMRRQNHSNTMVTVILVAIIIVIAAASLVYGLARQSAVNRPQNTEKVAASSSSSSSKKAKSSHKSSSQASSKKTTSSASSKKSTTATTTASSAKTTSSSSATTHHSSSAATSSSTSSTSTTSSSSTAGQKYATVESGQGVYRVATNAGISVDKLLQLNGLSSGASLHPGQKLRVK, from the coding sequence ATGAGTCAAAAGCGTGACGATCAAACGTCGAAGGAACAAGAATCTCATCCATGGGATTCTTCGTTTGCCGATGATCGCGACGATCAGGGTAACCTGTCACGAACGAAAATGCGGCGACAAAATCATAGCAACACCATGGTCACTGTTATTTTGGTGGCAATCATCATTGTGATTGCGGCGGCCTCGTTGGTCTACGGCCTGGCCCGGCAAAGTGCGGTCAATCGGCCACAAAATACGGAGAAGGTCGCGGCTAGTTCGTCCAGCTCGTCTTCTAAGAAGGCCAAGAGTTCGCATAAATCATCAAGTCAAGCATCATCGAAGAAGACCACTTCTTCGGCAAGTAGCAAAAAATCAACGACGGCGACCACAACTGCTAGTTCGGCAAAGACGACTAGCAGTTCTTCGGCTACCACGCATCACAGCAGTTCCGCTGCAACTAGCAGTAGCACCAGTAGCACGTCGACAACTAGTTCGAGTTCGACTGCCGGCCAGAAATACGCAACGGTTGAATCTGGGCAAGGTGTCTATCGGGTTGCGACCAACGCAGGTATTTCGGTCGATAAGTTGCTTCAACTCAACGGGCTTTCTTCAGGGGCTTCATTACATCCTGGACAGAAGTTACGAGTTAAGTAA
- a CDS encoding YitT family protein, giving the protein MSQAKDESIRLIDLLMIGIGCATMAFSLVFFNIANHLADGGISGITLIIRALFHLDPAYSTILINAPLLLIGYRFLGRQSLIYTIYGTAMLALFLWIWQRVPFAIDLHKDLLLASLAAGLTGGLGSGLLYRYGGTTGGTDIVARIMERFYGVPMGQTLLWLDVVILLISLVYIDIPHMAYTLIYSYVFARLVNFTQEGAYAARGIIVVSDHYQEITDSIMDELQRGVSLINGEGGFSHQPRQMIYVVVAPSELHRLHQIISRHDPRAFVSVINVNEALGEGFSFARPKKSFFSKFKP; this is encoded by the coding sequence ATGTCTCAAGCAAAGGACGAATCCATCCGGCTGATTGACCTGTTAATGATTGGGATTGGGTGTGCGACCATGGCTTTTAGTCTGGTCTTCTTTAATATTGCCAATCACCTAGCGGACGGTGGTATCTCGGGGATTACCCTGATTATCCGGGCCCTCTTCCATCTTGATCCGGCCTATTCAACCATTTTGATTAACGCCCCCTTGCTCTTAATCGGGTATCGCTTCTTGGGGCGACAGTCCCTGATCTATACGATTTATGGGACGGCCATGTTGGCCCTGTTCCTGTGGATCTGGCAACGGGTGCCCTTTGCCATCGATCTCCACAAGGATCTGCTGCTAGCCTCGTTGGCGGCCGGCCTGACCGGGGGCTTAGGGTCCGGGTTACTCTACCGGTACGGTGGGACGACTGGGGGAACCGACATTGTGGCCCGCATCATGGAACGGTTCTATGGTGTACCGATGGGGCAAACCTTGCTGTGGCTAGACGTGGTCATTCTCTTGATCTCCCTGGTCTACATCGATATTCCCCACATGGCCTACACGTTAATCTACTCCTACGTCTTCGCCCGACTGGTGAATTTCACCCAGGAAGGCGCATACGCGGCGCGGGGAATCATCGTGGTCTCGGATCACTATCAAGAGATTACGGATAGTATCATGGATGAGCTTCAGCGCGGGGTTAGCCTGATTAACGGTGAAGGTGGCTTCTCCCACCAGCCCCGGCAAATGATTTACGTGGTCGTGGCGCCTAGCGAGCTACACCGTCTTCATCAGATTATTTCGCGACATGATCCCAGAGCCTTTGTCTCGGTGATTAATGTCAACGAGGCGCTGGGGGAAGGTTTTTCGTTTGCGCGACCGAAGAAGAGCTTTTTCAGCAAGTTTAAGCCCTAG
- a CDS encoding HU family DNA-binding protein, with product MANKAQLVSDVATATGLTKKDATAAVDAVFDSVQATLAKGEKVQLIGFGNFEVRERAARKGRNPQTGQEIQIPASKVPAFKPGKALKDAVK from the coding sequence ATGGCAAACAAAGCACAATTGGTTAGCGACGTTGCAACTGCAACTGGTTTAACTAAAAAGGACGCAACTGCTGCAGTCGATGCAGTATTCGATTCTGTCCAAGCAACGTTAGCAAAAGGCGAAAAGGTTCAATTGATCGGCTTTGGTAACTTTGAAGTACGTGAACGTGCAGCTCGTAAGGGCCGTAACCCACAAACTGGACAAGAAATCCAAATCCCAGCAAGCAAAGTACCTGCATTCAAGCCAGGTAAAGCTTTAAAGGATGCTGTTAAGTAA
- a CDS encoding helix-turn-helix domain-containing protein, with the protein MEAVDLLVLLDGRQFRRLRVIENLLREKKTVSTLYWGERYRLLYLVGLAKKLPRGALDAPAQTLQQRGLVTTGETPDQVRLTPAGVTAQRDATYYHPQTAATWDQLNLMAARERLLLAVQVVSQYAHSTKRYYPLTTTLETRQAVRRWFYRVKQPDLAEQMFTSLKSSLAQLPAPVAEVVVTLFTGYQQPGQTADQLAQERQCPPWEILLMQLDGLMQVALAARDTAQPLTSLLQPLWQSPVTRSAQQTLAAVGQGRSLEQIAAARGIKTSTAREHLLEAAILLPLQQFPYDGILTPAIRQDLAAVLTGPIDDWQYTALPEALQARYAFFYFRLYAIWSDKRGEVDA; encoded by the coding sequence ATGGAAGCGGTAGATCTACTCGTGTTACTCGACGGTCGGCAATTTCGCCGGTTACGGGTGATTGAGAACCTCCTACGGGAGAAAAAGACCGTGTCGACGCTCTACTGGGGGGAACGCTATCGCCTCCTGTACCTGGTGGGCTTGGCAAAGAAACTCCCCCGCGGAGCCCTCGATGCCCCGGCCCAGACGCTACAGCAGCGAGGACTCGTGACCACGGGAGAGACGCCGGACCAGGTGCGGTTGACACCAGCTGGGGTAACGGCCCAACGCGATGCGACTTACTATCACCCCCAGACGGCGGCCACTTGGGACCAGCTAAACTTGATGGCGGCACGTGAACGCCTCCTACTGGCCGTGCAGGTGGTCAGTCAGTACGCCCATTCGACCAAGCGGTACTATCCCTTAACCACGACATTAGAGACGCGGCAAGCCGTCCGACGCTGGTTTTATCGGGTGAAGCAACCAGACCTGGCCGAACAAATGTTCACGTCACTCAAAAGTAGCCTTGCGCAGTTGCCAGCTCCGGTCGCCGAGGTGGTTGTGACGTTATTTACCGGCTATCAGCAGCCCGGGCAAACGGCTGATCAGTTGGCTCAGGAGCGGCAGTGCCCCCCCTGGGAGATTCTGTTGATGCAGCTCGATGGTCTGATGCAGGTGGCACTGGCTGCCCGGGACACTGCCCAACCGTTGACCAGTCTTCTCCAACCCTTGTGGCAGTCGCCGGTGACGCGCAGTGCGCAGCAGACGTTAGCGGCGGTTGGTCAGGGGCGAAGTCTCGAACAGATTGCGGCGGCCAGGGGGATTAAGACCAGTACGGCTCGTGAGCACCTGTTAGAGGCGGCGATTCTCCTGCCCCTCCAGCAGTTTCCTTATGATGGGATTCTTACGCCAGCGATTCGTCAGGACTTGGCGGCGGTGTTGACGGGCCCCATTGATGACTGGCAATATACGGCCCTACCCGAGGCATTGCAGGCGCGTTATGCGTTCTTTTATTTTCGGCTATATGCCATTTGGTCCGATAAACGAGGTGAAGTAGATGCTTGA
- a CDS encoding CCA tRNA nucleotidyltransferase: MKLEHLPQEFELARPVLQTIEQAGYEAYFVGGSVRDTILGKAIHDVDIATSAYPDEIKGLFKRTVDTGIEHGTVMILDHGTGYETTTFRSESTYTDFRRPDHVTFVRSLAEDLKRRDFTINALAMRENGEVIDLFDGLTDMQNKQIRAVGDAQERFHEDALRMMRAVRFASQLDFTIVPDTLAAITDHAQLLDKIAVERTQVELLKLLTGKTPQRGLTDMLETGLWQYCPDFAAHKQALQLLANRLTHGVTTEVAAWTLLVTAFGLKTTAVTPFMKHWKTANQTAAAVQVASRTAELLLQGDLNAWQLYQCGQDLIAPANEVAVILGAPDRQATLTQRLAALPIQHKKELAVTGRDLMQAGIQPGPQLGAILGDLEYQVVTGVVVNDRAALVARATA, encoded by the coding sequence ATGAAGTTGGAACACTTACCACAAGAATTTGAGCTCGCCCGGCCGGTCCTTCAGACCATTGAGCAGGCCGGTTATGAGGCGTACTTTGTCGGCGGCAGCGTGCGGGATACCATCCTTGGCAAGGCAATTCACGACGTTGATATCGCGACGAGCGCCTATCCCGATGAGATTAAGGGCCTGTTTAAACGAACGGTAGATACCGGGATTGAACACGGAACCGTTATGATTCTCGATCACGGTACGGGCTACGAGACGACAACGTTTCGGTCGGAATCCACCTATACCGATTTTCGACGGCCGGACCACGTCACATTCGTTCGGTCGCTGGCCGAGGATTTGAAACGCCGTGACTTCACTATCAACGCGCTGGCGATGCGGGAAAACGGTGAGGTCATCGACCTGTTTGATGGGTTGACCGATATGCAAAATAAGCAGATTCGGGCCGTGGGCGACGCGCAGGAACGATTCCACGAGGACGCACTGCGGATGATGCGTGCCGTTCGATTTGCCAGTCAACTCGACTTCACCATCGTTCCCGATACATTGGCTGCCATTACCGATCATGCTCAACTGCTGGACAAGATTGCCGTCGAACGCACACAGGTGGAACTCCTCAAGCTTCTGACGGGCAAGACGCCACAACGCGGGTTGACGGATATGCTGGAAACGGGGCTGTGGCAGTATTGTCCCGACTTCGCGGCTCACAAGCAAGCCTTACAGCTACTGGCTAACCGGCTCACACACGGGGTCACTACAGAAGTCGCGGCGTGGACATTACTGGTCACGGCGTTTGGTCTAAAGACGACCGCGGTTACGCCATTTATGAAGCACTGGAAGACGGCCAACCAGACCGCAGCGGCCGTCCAAGTGGCTAGTCGAACCGCCGAACTGCTCCTTCAGGGTGACCTGAATGCTTGGCAGCTCTATCAGTGCGGTCAAGACCTGATTGCGCCGGCCAACGAGGTCGCAGTGATTCTCGGCGCTCCTGACCGACAGGCAACCCTGACACAGCGGCTAGCGGCTCTACCGATTCAGCACAAGAAGGAACTCGCCGTCACGGGAAGAGACCTCATGCAGGCGGGGATTCAACCCGGACCGCAACTGGGTGCGATCTTAGGTGATCTGGAATATCAAGTCGTCACCGGTGTCGTGGTCAACGATCGCGCGGCCTTGGTGGCCCGAGCAACGGCTTAA
- the rpsA gene encoding 30S ribosomal protein S1 — MSENGTSQNNENNELLDALNSIDNVKVGDVVKGEVLTIDDDQQAIVGIADTGIEGVVPKKELSTKPVDDINSVIKVGDVLDLVVISRIGTDKEGGSYLLSQRRLEARKVWDDIQKEFEAGHTLTAPVTQVVKGGLVVDAGVRGFVPASMVSDHFVEDLSQFKGQTLEFKIVEIEPSENRLILSHRAIVEKERAAQKAEIMAKLTAGDIVEGKVARLTNFGAFVDLGGVDGLVHVSEIAFERVEKPSDVLKVGQEVKVKVLSVDPDRDRISLSIKQTLPEPWDGIEDKAPQGSVLDGTVKRLTSFGAFVEVFPGVEGLVHISQISHQHIATPADVLKVGQEIKVKVLDVRPNDHRLALSIKALEEKPQSGDEASENHSNNNRSRNNNGGNNNRRRNNRNSAETSTANAPEESTGFSLGDLIGDSLKKDMEDNENN, encoded by the coding sequence ATGAGTGAAAATGGCACGAGTCAAAACAATGAAAATAACGAACTATTGGATGCTTTAAACAGCATCGATAACGTTAAAGTCGGTGACGTCGTTAAGGGTGAAGTCTTAACGATCGATGACGACCAACAAGCAATCGTCGGTATTGCGGACACTGGGATTGAAGGGGTTGTTCCAAAGAAGGAACTTTCCACGAAGCCAGTTGATGATATTAATTCTGTAATTAAAGTCGGGGACGTTTTAGACCTCGTCGTAATTTCTCGTATTGGTACTGACAAGGAAGGCGGCAGTTACTTACTGTCACAACGTCGTTTGGAAGCCCGTAAGGTTTGGGACGACATCCAAAAGGAATTCGAAGCAGGTCACACGTTGACTGCCCCTGTTACCCAAGTGGTTAAGGGTGGTTTAGTTGTTGATGCCGGTGTGCGTGGATTCGTTCCTGCATCCATGGTATCTGACCACTTCGTTGAAGACTTATCTCAATTCAAGGGTCAAACTCTGGAATTCAAGATTGTCGAAATCGAACCCAGCGAAAACCGTCTGATCTTATCTCACCGTGCAATCGTTGAGAAGGAACGGGCAGCTCAAAAGGCTGAAATCATGGCTAAGTTGACCGCTGGCGACATTGTCGAAGGTAAGGTTGCACGTTTGACCAACTTCGGTGCATTCGTTGACCTTGGTGGCGTTGATGGATTAGTTCACGTCTCAGAAATCGCCTTTGAACGGGTTGAAAAGCCTAGCGATGTCTTGAAGGTGGGCCAAGAAGTTAAGGTTAAGGTCTTATCTGTTGATCCAGACCGTGACCGGATTTCCCTTTCCATCAAGCAAACCTTGCCAGAACCTTGGGATGGTATCGAAGACAAAGCCCCACAAGGTAGCGTCTTAGATGGTACTGTTAAGCGTTTGACGAGCTTTGGGGCCTTCGTTGAAGTGTTCCCTGGCGTTGAAGGCTTGGTTCACATTTCTCAAATTTCTCACCAACACATCGCAACGCCTGCTGACGTGCTGAAGGTTGGTCAAGAAATCAAGGTTAAGGTCTTAGATGTTCGTCCAAACGATCACCGTTTGGCACTGTCCATCAAGGCTTTGGAAGAAAAGCCACAATCTGGTGACGAAGCTTCCGAAAACCACAGCAACAACAACCGGAGCCGGAACAACAACGGTGGTAACAACAACCGTCGTCGTAACAACCGGAACTCTGCTGAAACTTCAACGGCTAACGCCCCAGAAGAAAGCACTGGATTCTCTTTAGGCGATCTGATTGGTGATAGCCTGAAGAAGGATATGGAAGACAACGAAAACAACTAA
- the der gene encoding ribosome biogenesis GTPase Der: protein MAYPVVAIVGRPNVGKSTLFNRIAGERISIVEDTPGVTRDRIYTRAEWLGTEFRMIDTGGIDLSDEPFITQITQQAEIAIEEADVIVFITSAPEGVTDADENVAKILYRANKPVLLAVNKADNPEVRESIYDFYSLGLGDPYPVSGAHGLGLGDLLDAVVKEFPDDTGAPKDDSIRFSLIGRPNVGKSSLVNAILGEDRVIVSDVAGTTRDAIDTKFTADDTKFTMVDTAGIRKRVKVYENTEKYSVMRAMRAIDNSDVVLMVMNAEEGIREQDKRVAGYAHEAGRGIIILVNKWDTLKKDNHTLTDFQNLIRLEFQYLSYAPIIFVSAKTGQRLEQLPAMIKRVSENHNKRVQSATLNDVVMDAIALNPTPSDNGKRLRVYYATQVAVAPPTFVVFVNDPKMMHFSYERFLENQIREHFDFEGTPIHLIERARK, encoded by the coding sequence GTGGCTTATCCAGTAGTCGCTATCGTGGGTCGTCCCAATGTCGGGAAATCGACCCTGTTCAACCGGATCGCCGGTGAACGAATCTCAATCGTTGAAGATACGCCGGGGGTTACGCGTGATCGCATTTACACGCGGGCTGAATGGCTAGGAACCGAATTTCGAATGATTGATACTGGGGGAATTGACCTCAGTGATGAACCGTTCATCACGCAAATTACCCAACAGGCGGAGATCGCCATTGAAGAAGCCGACGTGATTGTCTTTATCACCAGCGCACCTGAAGGGGTGACCGACGCCGACGAGAATGTCGCGAAGATCTTGTATCGGGCCAATAAGCCAGTCTTATTGGCGGTCAATAAGGCGGATAACCCCGAAGTTCGGGAATCCATCTATGACTTCTACTCACTGGGCTTGGGCGACCCGTACCCCGTTTCTGGGGCCCACGGGTTAGGCTTAGGAGATCTGTTAGATGCCGTCGTCAAGGAATTTCCAGACGATACCGGTGCTCCAAAGGATGATTCGATTCGCTTTAGCCTAATTGGCCGGCCGAACGTCGGCAAATCTTCGTTGGTGAATGCCATTCTTGGTGAAGACCGGGTGATTGTTTCCGACGTTGCCGGTACCACGCGAGACGCCATCGATACTAAGTTTACGGCCGATGACACCAAGTTTACCATGGTCGACACTGCCGGGATTCGTAAGCGGGTCAAGGTCTACGAAAACACTGAGAAATACAGTGTGATGCGGGCCATGCGGGCCATTGACAATTCCGACGTCGTCTTGATGGTCATGAACGCCGAAGAAGGCATTCGGGAGCAGGATAAACGAGTTGCCGGTTACGCCCACGAGGCGGGCCGTGGGATTATTATCCTGGTCAACAAGTGGGATACCCTGAAGAAGGACAACCACACGCTGACGGACTTCCAGAACCTGATTCGCTTGGAGTTCCAATACCTGAGTTACGCGCCGATCATCTTTGTTTCGGCCAAGACGGGGCAACGCCTGGAACAGTTACCAGCCATGATCAAGCGGGTCTCCGAGAACCATAACAAGCGGGTCCAGTCTGCCACATTGAACGACGTGGTCATGGATGCCATCGCCCTGAACCCGACACCGTCTGACAACGGTAAGCGGCTACGGGTGTACTACGCGACCCAGGTTGCTGTGGCCCCACCAACCTTCGTGGTCTTCGTCAACGACCCGAAGATGATGCACTTCTCCTACGAGCGATTCTTGGAAAATCAGATCCGAGAACACTTCGATTTCGAGGGTACACCGATCCACCTGATCGAACGGGCGCGGAAGTAG